A stretch of Microtus pennsylvanicus isolate mMicPen1 chromosome 5, mMicPen1.hap1, whole genome shotgun sequence DNA encodes these proteins:
- the Plpp6 gene encoding polyisoprenoid diphosphate/phosphate phosphohydrolase PLPP6 — protein sequence MPSPRRTIEGRPLGSSGGSSVPGSPAHGAGGGRFEFQSLLSCRPGADSACARLRASDSPVHRRGSFPLASAGPAQAAPTLPPEEDRMNLNPSFLGIALRSLLAIDLWLSKKLGVCAGESSAWGSVRPLMKLLEISGHGIPWLLGTLYCMLRSDSWAGREVLMNLLFALLLDLLLVAVIKGLVRRRRPAHNQMDMFFTVSVDKYSFPSGHATRAALVSRFILKHLVLAIPLRVLVVLWAFVLGLSRVMLGRHNVTDVAFGFFLGYMLYSIVDYCWLSPHNVPVLFVLWNHQ from the coding sequence ATGCCGAGCCCCAGGAGAACCATCGAGGGACGGCCGCTGGGCTCCTCCGGCGGGAGCAGCGTCCCGGGCAGCCCGGCCCACGGAGCAGGCGGTGGCAGGTTCGAATTCCAGTCGCTGCTGAGCTGCCGCCCGGGCGCGGATTCAGCCTGCGCCCGGCTGCGCGCGTCCGATAGCCCGGTGCACCGGCGCGGCTCCTTCCCGCTGGCTTCCGCTGGCCCCGCACAAGCAGCCCCGACCCTGCCGCCCGAGGAGGACCGCATGAACTTGAACCCGTCCTTCCTGGGCATCGCCCTGCGCTCCCTGCTGGCCATCGACCTGTGGCTGTCCAAGAAGCTGGGAGTGTGTGCCGGGGAGAGCTCGGCCTGGGGCAGCGTGCGGCCCCTGATGAAGCTGCTAGAGATCTCGGGGCACGGCATCCCCTGGCTGCTGGGCACCCTCTACTGCATGCTTAGGAGCGACAGCTGGGCCGGGCGCGAAGTGCTGATGAACCTGCTCTTCGCCCTGCTGTTGGACCTGCTGCTGGTGGCTGTGATTAAAGGACTGGTCCGCAGGCGCCGACCAGCGCACAATCAGATGGACATGTTTTTCACCGTCTCAGTGGACAAGTACTCCTTTCCCTCGGGCCACGCCACAAGGGCCGCGCTGGTGTCGCGATTCATCCTGAAGCACCTGGTGCTGGCCATTCCACTGCGGGTGCTGGTGGTGCTCTGGGCCTTCGTCTTGGGGCTCTCCAGGGTCATGCTTGGGCGGCACAACGTCACTGATGTAGCTTTCGGCTTTTTTCTGGGCTACATGCTGTACAGCATTGTGGATTATTGCTGGCTGTCACCCCACAATGTTCCTGTTCTCTTCGTGCTATGGAATCATCAGTGA